A portion of the Macaca mulatta isolate MMU2019108-1 chromosome 4, T2T-MMU8v2.0, whole genome shotgun sequence genome contains these proteins:
- the RBM24 gene encoding RNA-binding protein 24, whose product MHTTQKDTTYTKIFVGGLPYHTTDASLRKYFEVFGEIEEAVVITDRQTGKSRGYGFVTMADRAAAERACKDPNPIIDGRKANVNLAYLGAKPRIMQPGFAFGVQQLHPALIQRPFGIPAHYVYPQAFVQPGVVIPHVQPTAAAASTTPYIDYTGAAYAQYSAAAAAAAAAAAYDQYPYAASPAAAGYVTAGGYGYAVQQPITAAAPGTAAAAAAAAAAAAAFGQYQPQQLQTDRMQ is encoded by the exons ATGCACACGACCCAGAAGGACACGACGTACACCAAGATCTTCGTCGGGGGGCTGCCCTACCACACCACCGACGCCAGCCTGCGCAAGTACTTCGAGGTCTTCGGCGAGATCGAGGAGGCGGTGGTCATCACCGACCGGCAGACGGGCAAGTCCCGGGGCTATGGATTT GTCACCATGGCTGACCGGGCTGCTGCCGAAAGGGCCTGCAAGGATCCCAATCCCATCATTGATGGCAGAAAGGCCAACGTGAACCTGGCATACTTAGGAGCAAAACCAAGGATCATGCAACCAG GTTTTGCCTTTGGTGTTCAACAACTTCATCCAGCCCTTATACAGAGACCTTTCGG GATACCTGCCCACTATGTCTATCCGCAGGCTTTTGTGCAGCCAGGAGTGGTCATTCCACATGTCCAGCCGACAGCAGCTGCCGCCTCCACCACCCCTTACATTGATTACACTGGAGCTGCATACGCACAATACTCAGCAgccgctgctgctgccgccgccgctgctgcctATGACCAGTACCCCTATGCAGCCTCTCCAGCTGCTGCAGGATATGTTACCGCTGGGGGCTATGGCTACGCAGTCCAGCAGCCAATCACCGCAGCGGCACCTGGGACAGCTGCCGCCGCTGCTGCAGCAGCTGCCGCCGCTGCAGCATTTGGCCAGTACCAGCCTCAGCAGCTGCAGACAGACCGAATGCAATAG